In Oceanobacillus sp. FSL K6-2867, one DNA window encodes the following:
- the polX gene encoding DNA polymerase/3'-5' exonuclease PolX, whose product MAINKKDVIQLLERIALYMELKGENPFKISAYRKAAQGLEQDDRSLADIEDFTKIKGIGKGTSTVIAEFIEQGESPVLKELTEQVPPGLIPLLSLPGLGGKKLSKLYQELGVIDADTLKEACLSGKVENLAGFGKKSAEKIVAALEESGKRPERLPIAIMLPLAERIEAYLDEIEEVESFSRAGSLRRMRETIKDLDFIIATSNPTAVRDALLAIPNIKEVIAKGDTKVSVTLEDVYDINVDFRLVSKSEFATTLHHFTGSKDHNVALRQLAKSRGEKISEYGVEVEETNEVVTFSNETEFFQYFGLQFIPPEIRENTGEVEAYKEEKRLIELNDIKGDLHMHTTWSDGGQSLEEMADHVRAMGYDYMAVTDHSKYLRVANGLDELRLRKQREEIAALNEKWTDFHIFAGVEMDILPDGTLDFSDDFLREMDFVIGAIHSSFNQSQEKIMKRLYTALENPYVSLIAHPTGRLIGRRAGYNVNVEELIEKAEETNTALEINSNPNRLDLSAEWVRKAQEAGVTIAINTDAHSYQMLDHMSYGVGVARRGWIHKDTVLNTWSKEKLMSYLNRNK is encoded by the coding sequence GTGGCAATTAATAAGAAAGACGTTATTCAATTATTGGAAAGAATAGCTCTTTACATGGAGCTAAAAGGAGAAAATCCGTTTAAAATATCTGCATATCGTAAGGCAGCGCAAGGCTTGGAACAAGATGATCGTTCCTTAGCGGACATTGAGGATTTCACAAAAATCAAAGGTATTGGCAAAGGTACCAGCACCGTTATTGCAGAGTTTATCGAACAAGGGGAATCTCCAGTTTTAAAGGAACTTACAGAGCAAGTTCCACCGGGATTAATTCCACTACTAAGTTTACCTGGTCTTGGTGGCAAAAAACTTTCTAAGCTTTATCAAGAACTTGGTGTTATTGATGCGGATACATTGAAAGAAGCATGTTTAAGCGGGAAAGTAGAAAATCTTGCAGGCTTTGGCAAAAAATCTGCAGAGAAAATTGTCGCTGCACTAGAAGAATCTGGAAAACGCCCAGAGCGATTGCCAATAGCAATTATGCTCCCGTTGGCAGAGAGAATTGAAGCCTATCTGGATGAAATTGAGGAAGTCGAATCATTTTCCAGAGCTGGAAGTCTTCGCAGAATGCGGGAAACAATAAAGGATCTTGACTTTATTATTGCTACATCCAATCCAACTGCTGTTAGAGATGCACTGCTGGCAATTCCGAATATAAAAGAAGTCATCGCCAAAGGTGACACAAAAGTATCGGTGACGTTGGAAGATGTGTACGATATAAATGTCGATTTCAGATTGGTTTCAAAGTCAGAGTTTGCAACAACACTTCATCATTTTACTGGCTCAAAAGATCATAATGTCGCACTAAGACAGCTCGCTAAATCAAGAGGAGAGAAAATTAGCGAGTATGGAGTAGAAGTAGAAGAAACAAATGAAGTCGTTACATTTTCGAATGAAACAGAGTTCTTTCAATACTTTGGACTGCAATTCATCCCACCAGAAATAAGAGAAAATACGGGAGAAGTTGAGGCATATAAAGAAGAAAAAAGGTTAATTGAGCTTAATGATATAAAAGGCGATTTACATATGCATACGACATGGAGCGACGGAGGACAATCACTAGAAGAAATGGCAGACCATGTTCGTGCTATGGGCTATGATTATATGGCAGTTACCGATCATTCCAAATACCTTCGAGTAGCAAATGGACTAGATGAATTACGTTTACGCAAACAACGAGAAGAAATTGCTGCTTTAAATGAAAAGTGGACAGACTTTCATATTTTTGCAGGGGTAGAAATGGATATTTTGCCGGACGGAACTCTTGATTTCTCCGATGATTTTCTTCGTGAAATGGATTTTGTCATTGGCGCCATTCATTCGAGCTTTAATCAATCACAAGAGAAAATTATGAAGCGACTTTATACGGCTTTAGAAAATCCATATGTATCATTGATCGCTCACCCTACTGGAAGACTAATAGGCAGACGTGCTGGATACAACGTAAATGTGGAGGAATTAATCGAAAAAGCAGAAGAAACAAATACAGCATTAGAAATTAATTCCAATCCGAACCGGCTTGATTTATCTGCAGAATGGGTGCGGAAGGCTCAAGAGGCTGGTGTAACAATCGCAATCAATACAGACGCTCATAGCTACCAAATGCTTGATCACATGTCTTATGGAGTTGGTGTAGCTAGAAGAGGGTGGATTCATAAAGATACCGTTTTGAATACGTGGTCAAAAGAGAAACTTATGAGTTATTTGAATCGTAATAAATAA
- a CDS encoding CvpA family protein, which translates to MLDFILFIMLVFGFFMGLKRGLILQLLHLTGYIIAFIVAVKYYDVLGPNLSLWIPYPELTDDSAWAVFLQSLPLETAFYNAIAFAVIFFAVKIALQIIASMLDFVASIPIIKSVNKILGSVLGFLEVYLILFILLYILALTPIETIQSWINDSSIALFIIEKTPYFSEKLLELWFTYTEGEAS; encoded by the coding sequence ATGTTAGACTTTATATTATTCATCATGCTTGTTTTCGGTTTTTTTATGGGCCTGAAAAGGGGGCTTATCTTACAATTGCTCCACTTAACTGGATACATTATCGCGTTTATTGTAGCGGTAAAATATTACGATGTGCTGGGTCCCAACCTATCCCTTTGGATACCATATCCGGAACTTACCGATGATAGTGCGTGGGCAGTCTTTTTACAGTCGTTGCCACTTGAGACAGCATTTTATAATGCAATTGCATTTGCGGTTATCTTTTTCGCAGTTAAAATTGCATTACAAATTATTGCCTCTATGCTCGATTTTGTAGCGTCTATACCGATTATAAAATCCGTTAATAAAATTCTAGGCTCTGTACTGGGATTTTTAGAAGTATATTTGATTTTATTCATCCTGCTATACATTTTAGCATTAACACCAATTGAAACAATCCAGAGCTGGATTAATGACTCTTCTATTGCACTTTTCATAATTGAGAAAACACCTTATTTCTCAGAAAAGCTGCTGGAGTTATGGTTTACCTATACAGAAGGGGAAGCCAGTTAG
- the zapA gene encoding cell division protein ZapA — protein sequence MGKGEKQRITVDIYNRTYTIIGPESESHVRLVADLVDQKMKELHEMNRQLDTTRLAVLTAVNTMNDYQKLKEDYATLLGSLRKKEDK from the coding sequence ATGGGCAAGGGTGAAAAACAACGTATAACAGTTGATATATATAATAGAACATATACGATAATTGGACCAGAGTCAGAAAGCCATGTTCGATTAGTCGCAGATCTTGTGGATCAAAAAATGAAAGAACTGCATGAAATGAACCGACAATTAGATACAACAAGATTAGCAGTCTTAACTGCAGTAAATACAATGAATGATTACCAAAAACTAAAAGAAGATTACGCAACCTTATTAGGTTCGCTTAGAAAGAAAGAGGATAAGTAA